One part of the Arabidopsis thaliana chromosome 1 sequence genome encodes these proteins:
- the GA20OX5 gene encoding gibberellin 20-oxidase 5 (gibberellin 20-oxidase 5 (GA20OX5); CONTAINS InterPro DOMAIN/s: Isopenicillin N synthase (InterPro:IPR002283), Oxoglutarate/iron-dependent oxygenase (InterPro:IPR005123); BEST Arabidopsis thaliana protein match is: gibberellin 20-oxidase 3 (TAIR:AT5G07200.1); Has 8296 Blast hits to 8263 proteins in 963 species: Archae - 0; Bacteria - 1043; Metazoa - 120; Fungi - 995; Plants - 4852; Viruses - 0; Other Eukaryotes - 1286 (source: NCBI BLink).), with product MCIYASRQTVCPYLTPFKVKRPKSREMNSSDVNFSLLQSQPNVPAEFFWPEKDVAPSEGDLDLPIIDLSGFLNGNEAETQLAAKAVKKACMAHGTFLVVNHGFKSGLAEKALEISSLFFGLSKDEKLRAYRIPGNISGYTAGHSQRFSSNLPWNETLTLAFKKGPPHVVEDFLTSRLGNHRQEIGQVFQEFCDAMNGLVMDLMELLGISMGLKDRTYYRRFFEDGSGIFRCNYYPPCKQPEKALGVGPHNDPTAITVLLQDDVVGLEVFAAGSWQTVRPRPGALVVNVGDTFMALSNGNYRSCYHRAVVNKEKVRRSLVFFSCPREDKIIVPPPELVEGEEASRKYPDFTWAQLQKFTQSGYRVDNTTLHNFSSWLVSNSDKKST from the exons atgtgCATATATGCATCTAGACAGACTGTCTGCCCCTATTTAACCCCCTTCAAAGTTAAAAGACCCAAGTCAAGAGAAATGAATTCCTCCGACGTCAACTTCTCCCTACTCCAGAGCCAACCAAATGTTCCGGCTGAATTCTTCTGGCCGGAGAAAGACGTTGCCCCTTCAGAAGGCGACCTCGATCTCCCAATCATCGACTTGAGTGGGTTCTTGAATGGCAATGAGGCCGAGACGCAACTTGCAGCTAAGGCAGTGAAAAAAGCGTGCATGGCTCACGGTACTTTTCTAGTGGTCAATCATGGCTTCAAGTCGGGCTTGGCTGAAAAGGCGCTTGAGATATCGAGTTTGTTCTTTGGGCTATCCAAGGATGAGAAGCTAAGGGCTTATAGGATCCCGGGGAATATCTCTGGCTATACCGCAGGTCATAGCCAAAGATTTTCCTCCAATCTTCCGTGGAATGAGACTTTGACTTTGGCCTTCAAAAAGGGGCCACCCCATGTTGTTGAAGACTTTCTAACCTCAAGGCTAGGCAACCATCGTCAAGAGATCGG tcAAGTGTTTCAAGAATTTTGTGATGCAATGAATGGACTGGTTATGGATTTGATGGAGCTATTGGGTATAAGTATGGGTTTAAAAGACAGGACATACTACCGGAGATTCTTCGAAGATGGAAGTGGCATCTTCAGATGCAACTATTATCCGCCGTGCAAGCAGCCAGAGAAAGCCCTTGGTGTTGGCCCCCATAATGACCCAACGGCTATAACCGTTTTGCTTCAAGACGATGTTGTGGGCTTAGAGGTCTTTGCCGCAGGTAGTTGGCAGACCGTTCGCCCTCGTCCTGGTGCTCTTGTCGTCAACGTTGGAGACACCTTCATG GCATTGTCAAATGGAAACTACAGGAGTTGTTACCACAGGGCAGTGGTAAACAAGGAGAAAGTGAGAAGGTCATTAGTATTCTTCTCTTGTCCTAGAGAAGATAAAATCATCGTACCTCCTCCTGAACTTGTGGAAGGTGAAGAAGCTTCTAGAAAGTACCCTGACTTTACTTGGGCTCAGCTTCAGAAATTTACCCAGTCCGGCTATCGAGTCGATAACACCACTCTCCATAACTTCTCTTCGTGGCTCGTCTCTAACTCCGACAAGAAATCAACTTGA